The Papilio machaon chromosome 3, ilPapMach1.1, whole genome shotgun sequence genome window below encodes:
- the LOC106710352 gene encoding leucine-rich repeat-containing protein 57 — MGNSGLKQHYETAAKTGVLQLSERKLKELPLEVFNLSDNLRNLDLSKNKIRCIPDEINRLKHLKQLNLSANCITNLPDSLFSVKKLEMLNISSNAIASLPQHIANLSNLKQVYLNNNKFKEFPVQLLGLNNLEVVDLSNNKITGIPEGMTNFYAAELNLSQNEISSLSEDLHLAPKLKILRLEENCLSLDAIRPSLLRDSKIHTINLDGNLFETKQLALLEGYNEYIERYTAMKKKMF; from the coding sequence ATGGGCAATTCAGGCCTAAAACAACATTATGAGACGGCGGCTAAGACGGGAGTTTTACAATTATCTGAACGGAAGTTAAAGGAACTTCCTTTGGAAGTGTTTAATTTATCAGACAATTTAAGAAACTTAGATTTATCGAAGAATAAAATTCGTTGTATCCCAGATGAAATTAATCGCTTAAAACATCTAAAACAACTGAATTTGAGTGCCAACTGTATCACTAACTTACCAGATTCATTGTTTAGTGTAAAGAAACTTGAAATGCTAAATATTTCCAGCAATGCTATCGCGTCGTTACCACAGCATATCGCGAATTTGAGTAATCTGAAACAAGTTTATctaaacaacaataaatttaaagagtTTCCAGTGCAATTGCTGGGCTTAAACAACTTGGAAGTGGTTGAtctttctaataataaaataactggtATTCCTGAGGGGATGACTAATTTCTATGCTGCTGAGTTAAATTTAAGTCAAAATGAGATTTCAAGTCTAAGTGAGGATTTGCACCTAGCTCcgaaacttaaaatattgagATTAGAAGAGAATTGTTTAAGTCTAGATGCTATAAGACCTAGTCTGTTGAGAGATTCCAAAATTCATACAATCAATTTGGATGGTAATCtatttgaaacaaaacaattgg